The sequence below is a genomic window from Microcebus murinus isolate Inina chromosome 4, M.murinus_Inina_mat1.0, whole genome shotgun sequence.
GTCCGGCTGGAGGCTCCTGCAGGGAAGGGGGGACAGCTGACGGAGACCTTTGCCCTGGACACCAGCACAGGTATTACCACCTGCCCCCCAGGCTGCTGTTCCAGGTGAGCGGGAGAACCGCACTGGCAGATCCCACCCGGCACCTCCTGGCCCCACACAGGAATCTTACAAGGAAGAGGAGGCCCAGAGGCCACAGTGCACACAAGGGTCCCCCTTCCCTCCATCTGGGTCAGGTCCCGAGGTCCCGGTGCAGCTGCAGCTTCTCAGACAGAGGAACTGAGGGTCAGGGGGCGGATCTGCCTCCTGGTGGGGAGAGGCAGCCAGAGGTCAGCGGGACTTGACCCCCCAGGGCGGCCACTGGGCTGCGAGGCCTTGCAGCTTCAGGAGCCCTGCAGCTTTGCAGCCTTCCATGGCtggccctgccttccctcccaccctgcccaggtTCCTTTCTGCACACCCTGGAGGGCCCCAGCTTCCGGGCCTCCCAGTGCATCTACGCCCACCGCACACTGACCCATGTGCTGGCCTTCAGTGTGTCCATTGCCCGTCAGACCGAGGGGCACGAGCCTGTCACGGTGCTGCTGCGGTCGGCCTTCTCCCCAGAAAGCCCAGACCTGGACCTGCGCCAGGGTCCTGACTTCCAGGGAGCCCggtgaggaaggggctggggtccCAGCTGGGGAGTCCAGGTGGGGAGCCCCTCTCTGAGGCACGGCCACACTCTTGCAGGTACCTCTATGGCCACACCCTCAGCCCTGAGCAGCCTGGAGGGCCGCAGCAGGAGGTGCACATGCTGTGGACACCAGTGCCTCCAGCCCTGACCCTGGCGGAAGGCCAGGAAGATGGGACCTGGGACTTCCTGACGGTGGTGGGCAGCAGCCAGGCCGAGGCCCAGGCCTGCCTCGCTGAGGCCATGCAGCTGCAGGCCGGGGGTGCTCTGTACAGCACCCACACACGGGCCTGGGCGCAGCTCTGGGCAGGCCGTGGCCTGGACGTGGCAGGGCCCCTGCCCCTGCGCCAGGCCCTGCGTGGCTCCCTCTACTACCTGCTCAGTGCCCTGCCCCCGCCCGGGGCCACGGAGTACATCTGCCATGGCCTCAGCCCCGGTGGCCTCTCCAACGGGAGCCGTGAGGAATGCTACTGGGGCCACGTCTTCTGGGACCAGGTGAGCGTGGTCCACCCGGCACTAGCCACATGGCAGGTGGCACGTGGACGTGGAGGGACactgcctctgccctccctgggATCGGGGCTGCGGTCGGGGAAGCACAGGGGCTGTGGCAGAAgggagggcttcttggaggaggtggcatctCAGCAGATGGGTGTGTACACGGTGAGTAGAGAAGAGTAACCAGGTGAGGGACCAAAGGTGCAAAggcccagagctgcagggtgcAAGGCACCTGGCAGCCAGGGGTGACCCTCGCTCCCGCAGGAAGAGCAACAAGCCGAGGTCACCAGGACTTTGTAGAGAGCACAGTGTAGCACTCGGGGTTTACCTGAGGGCCGAGGAAGCCACGGAGGTTTAATCAGGAGAGTGGCACGTTCTGGAAAGACCCGTGGGGCTGCCCAGGGGAGCCGAGGGAGGAcactggggagaggcagggaagctGAGGGCATGGGTGGCCGGTGGGCGTGGAGGCCTTGAGGGTGACTGCCCAGGTCCCCCCCTCATCTGACGTCCCCGAGGTGGGCGCTGTGGCCGTCTACTGTGCGGGCTCGGGGGGCTGAGTCGCTCGAGGTCGGGCTCCTACGCTGGGCTGTCGGTGCCGGATTCCGGCCTGAGCCCTTGGGCGCAGCCAGAACTGCAGGGTGGACCCGGGGTGGGCAGAGGTGTCAGCCCCACTCAGCTTGGGAATCAGGGGCTGTGCCCTCAGGAGCTCTGGATGTTCCCGCTGGTCCTGATGCTGCACCCAGAGGCGGCCAGGGCCATCCTGGAGTACCGGGTCCGGACGCTGGGCGGGGCCCTGCAGAACGCCCACAACCTGGGCTACCAGGTGAGGCTCTGGGCACCTGCCCCGGGGCCCTCTCTGGGGGGCCGGCAGATCCTGGATGCTCCACCCAGGGCTCGTGGAGCCTCGGCAGACCCCCAGCCCACAGGGGGGAATAGCAGCAGGGCTCCCACGACCCCCGGGTCCCATCACTGCCCTGGCCCAAGGTGGGGACAGGCACCCACGGCAGCAGCGCCCACAGGGCATGGTGCCCCCCACTCCTCTGGCCCCTCGGGGTGAAGGCTGAGGGCATGGGGAGGTTGgggggctgcccctgccccccagcacaGGGGCAAGtctgctcctcaccctccacctCAGGGAGCCAAGTTCGCCTGGGAGAGCGCGGGCTCCGGCCTGGAGGTCTGCCCCGAGGACATTTACGGGACGCAGGAGATCCACATCAACGGGGCGGTGGTGCTGGCCTTCGAGCTGTACTACCACGCCACCCAGGTGAGGGTCCCACGCCACCCAGGTGAGGGTCGCTGTTCGGGCCTGTTCTGGGGAGCTGGCGGCGGGGAGCGGCTTCCTTTCTGGACGCCCAGAGGTGGGCGCTGGGCAGGGTGACCGGTGCCCTGGCCTCTGTCCAGGACCTGCAGCTCTTCCGGGAGGCCGGCGGCTGGGACGTGGTCAGCGCCGTGGCGGAGTTTTGGTGCAGCCGCGTGGAATGGAGCCCCAGGGAGGAGCAGTACCACCTTCGGGGTGCGCGCTGGTGGGGTGCTCCCGGACCCGCAGGGTGCTGCCCCACGCTGACACTGGCATCAGGGCAGGTCCCTGAGACCCTGCGCTGAGCAGCCCCCCGGCCTTGTGTGCCCAGGAGTCATGCCCCCCGACGAGTACCACGCCGGAGTCGACAACTCCGTGTACACCAACGTGGTGGCCCAGAACAGGTGAGACCCCAGACCCGCCCCAGGCTCTGCCTTGGCCCTgcgagggctggggctgcagcgTCACCTCCCTCTGTCCCTAGCCTGCGCTTTGCTGCTGCCCTGGCCTGGGACCTGGGGCTACCTGTCCCCAAGCGGTGGCTGGAGGTGGCTGACAAGATCAAGGTGCCCTTCGACCAGGAACGGAACTTCCACCCCGAGTTTGATGGGTACGAGCCTGGTGAGTGGACCCTGGGCTCCCACAGACCCCCCTCTGTCCACCCGGAGGCCCCGCCGCCCCCGTCAGCAGCCCCTCCCTTCAGGAGAGCAGGTGAAGCAGGCGGACGTGGTGCTCCTGGGGTACCCGGTCCCCTTCTCCCTGAGTCCCGATGTGCGCAGGAGAAACCTGGAGGTCTACGAGGCCGTGACGTCCCCCCGGGGCCCCGCCATGACCTGGGTGAGCAGctgcggggtggggggagcctgCCCACCGGCTTCcgtctcccctccccacactgcGGGCCTCACCCCAGCCTGTCCTCTGACCTCTGCCCCCAGAGCATGTTCGCGGTGGGCTGGATGGAGCTGAAGGACCCCGAGCAGGCCCGGAACTTTCTGGACAGGAGCTTCGCAAACGCGGCTGAGCCCTTCAAGGTGGGGGTGGAGCCCGGCCTCAGAGAGACCCGCAGGTGCAGCCCTGGCCCGGAGGTACCCActgcacccacccctccccccgcAGGTGTGGACGGAGAATGCGGACGGGTCGGGAGCCGTGAACTTCCTGACCGGCATGGGCGGCTTCCTGCAGGCCGTGCTGTTCGGGTGCACGGGGTTCAGGTGAGCGCGGTGGCTGGTGGAGGGCGGAGGGCGGGTCCCCCCggtcccccccacctgcccctcacgGGGCTCTCCTCCCGCAGGGTCACCAGGGCAGGCGTGACCTTTGACCCCGTGTGCCCGGCCGGGGTCCCCAGAGTATGCGTCTCTGGCATCTTCTACCGGGGGAACAAGCTCAACTTCTCCTTCTCCGAGGACTCCGTGACGGTGGAAGTTACAGCCCAGCCGGGGCCCGGGGCAGCCCCACTGGAGGCCGAGCTTTGGCCGTCGGG
It includes:
- the PGGHG gene encoding protein-glucosylgalactosylhydroxylysine glucosidase yields the protein MEDASEDPTVFTAHSLPSDPRLLATVTNAYLGTRVYYDTLHVSGVYNGVGTDTHRAALPSPLNVRLEAPAGKGGQLTETFALDTSTGSFLHTLEGPSFRASQCIYAHRTLTHVLAFSVSIARQTEGHEPVTVLLRSAFSPESPDLDLRQGPDFQGARYLYGHTLSPEQPGGPQQEVHMLWTPVPPALTLAEGQEDGTWDFLTVVGSSQAEAQACLAEAMQLQAGGALYSTHTRAWAQLWAGRGLDVAGPLPLRQALRGSLYYLLSALPPPGATEYICHGLSPGGLSNGSREECYWGHVFWDQELWMFPLVLMLHPEAARAILEYRVRTLGGALQNAHNLGYQGAKFAWESAGSGLEVCPEDIYGTQEIHINGAVVLAFELYYHATQDLQLFREAGGWDVVSAVAEFWCSRVEWSPREEQYHLRGVMPPDEYHAGVDNSVYTNVVAQNSLRFAAALAWDLGLPVPKRWLEVADKIKVPFDQERNFHPEFDGYEPGEQVKQADVVLLGYPVPFSLSPDVRRRNLEVYEAVTSPRGPAMTWSMFAVGWMELKDPEQARNFLDRSFANAAEPFKVWTENADGSGAVNFLTGMGGFLQAVLFGCTGFRVTRAGVTFDPVCPAGVPRVCVSGIFYRGNKLNFSFSEDSVTVEVTAQPGPGAAPLEAELWPSGAQLPLRPGEKISFPRSAGRIQKSAP